From the genome of Anopheles moucheti chromosome 3, idAnoMoucSN_F20_07, whole genome shotgun sequence, one region includes:
- the LOC128302534 gene encoding vacuole membrane protein 1 isoform X2, whose translation MPKRVMVSKKKPMKMKNTADNLSIHHPDNTNTCGGRPKAREDDSIVYENNHCKTSNSQHKKTNKEHDRGEHSFFDKGKQSHLLEHRTGGNTMRKKNSGSSNTIATSNRNGNSNNSNSTVSQKNDNKKLAKEIKSLVLWKSPMKTLKYASLEILFLFKTNVNRLLHQRALLMAILILLCTTAVAIYTPGHHQKLIESIKTKGFFITYWLGLGILSSVGLGTGLHTFLLYLGPHIASVTLAAYECSSLNFPEPPYPNEILCPDDNGSSNHIIPSLWSIMAKVRYEAFLWGAGTALGELPPYFMAKAARISGNTTEELENLQELEKLQKRKEKGEKLSLFDKGKLMMEDIVERVGFFGILLCASIPNPLFDLAGITCGHFLVPFWKFFGATLIGKAVIKMHIQKIFVIISFNENLVDKFIDILAFIPLIGVRLQKPFKGFFESQKQRLHRNSNKQSINASQGNILASVFEYFVFIMICYFIISIINTFAQNCCKRMRKNQGSSASLDVSIKKES comes from the exons ATGCCAAAAAGGGTGATGGTGTCCAAAAAGAAACCGATGAAAATGAAGAACACTGCTGATAATCTCAGCATTCACCATCCTGATAACACGAATACATGCGGCGGACGTCCTAAAGCACGTGAGGATGATAGTATCGTTTATGAAAACAATCATTGCAAAACGTCTAACAGTCAACACAAGAAGACGAACAAAGAACATGATAGGGGCGAGCATTCATTCTTCGATAAAGGCAAACAG TCTCACCTGCTGGAGCACAGGACTGGTGGTAACAcgatgaggaaaaaaaacagcggtAGTTCGAACACCATTGCAACCTCCAACCGCAACGGGAACAGCAATAACAGTAACAGTACGGTATCGCAGAAGAATGACAATAAAAAATTGGCCAAAGAAATCAAATCGCTAGTGCTATGGAAATCACCAATGAAAACTCTAAAATACGCAAGccttgaaatattatttctattCAAAACCAACGTGAATAG GTTATTGCACCAACGGGCGCTACTTATGgcgattttaattttattatgtaCCACCGCTGTAGCCATTTACACACCTGGTCATCATCAGAAGCTGATAGAATCTATTAAAACCAAAGGATTCTTTATTACGTATTGGTTAGGCTTGGGTATTCTATCCTCTGTAGGGCTTGGGACTGGACTGCACACATTTCTATTGTACCTAGGGCCACATATTGCCAGCGTTACGTTGGCGGCGTATGAGTGCAGTTCTCTCAACTTTCCAGAACCACCGTATCCGAATGA AATTCTTTGTCCTGATGATAACGGTTCATCGAACCATATCATTCCATCGTTATGGTCCATCATGGCGAAGGTTCGATATGAAGCATTTCTTTGGGGAGCCGGTACCGCACTTGGAGAACTTCCACCATATTTTATGGCAAAGGCTGCCCGCATTTCTGGCAACACAACTGAGGAGTTGGAGAATCTACAAGAATTAGAAAAGCTACAAAAACGCAAGGAAAAAGGCGAAAAGTTAAGTTTATTCGATAAAGGTAAACTGATGATGGAGGACATCGTTGAACGAGTTGGATTCTTTGGCATTTTGCTTTGTGCTAGT ATTCCTAATCCACTGTTTGATCTGGCGGGCATCACTTGTGGTCACTTCTTGGTACCGTTTTGGAAGTTTTTCGGCGCTACGCTCATCGGTAAAGCGGTGATAAAAATGCatatacaaaaaatatttgttattatATCGTTCAATGAAAACCTAGTAGATAAATTCATCGACATTCTCGCTTTCATTCCATTAATAGGTGTACGCTTACAAAAACcttttaaaggtttttttgaAAGTCAGAAACAACGTCTTCACCGAAATAGTAATAAGCAGTCGATAAACGCATCTCAGGGCAACATATTAGCTAGCGTATTCGAGTATTTTGTGTTTATCATGATTTGCTACTTCATAATCTCGATTATTAACACCTTTGCTCAAAATTGTTGTAAGCGTATGAGAAAGAATCAGGGCAGCAGCGCATCGCTAGATGTATCTATTAAAAAGGAATCCTAA
- the LOC128302534 gene encoding vacuole membrane protein 1 isoform X1 has product MPKRVMVSKKKPMKMKNTADNLSIHHPDNTNTCGGRPKAREDDSIVYENNHCKTSNSQHKKTNKEHDRGEHSFFDKGKQVKSHLLEHRTGGNTMRKKNSGSSNTIATSNRNGNSNNSNSTVSQKNDNKKLAKEIKSLVLWKSPMKTLKYASLEILFLFKTNVNRLLHQRALLMAILILLCTTAVAIYTPGHHQKLIESIKTKGFFITYWLGLGILSSVGLGTGLHTFLLYLGPHIASVTLAAYECSSLNFPEPPYPNEILCPDDNGSSNHIIPSLWSIMAKVRYEAFLWGAGTALGELPPYFMAKAARISGNTTEELENLQELEKLQKRKEKGEKLSLFDKGKLMMEDIVERVGFFGILLCASIPNPLFDLAGITCGHFLVPFWKFFGATLIGKAVIKMHIQKIFVIISFNENLVDKFIDILAFIPLIGVRLQKPFKGFFESQKQRLHRNSNKQSINASQGNILASVFEYFVFIMICYFIISIINTFAQNCCKRMRKNQGSSASLDVSIKKES; this is encoded by the exons ATGCCAAAAAGGGTGATGGTGTCCAAAAAGAAACCGATGAAAATGAAGAACACTGCTGATAATCTCAGCATTCACCATCCTGATAACACGAATACATGCGGCGGACGTCCTAAAGCACGTGAGGATGATAGTATCGTTTATGAAAACAATCATTGCAAAACGTCTAACAGTCAACACAAGAAGACGAACAAAGAACATGATAGGGGCGAGCATTCATTCTTCGATAAAGGCAAACAGGTGAAA TCTCACCTGCTGGAGCACAGGACTGGTGGTAACAcgatgaggaaaaaaaacagcggtAGTTCGAACACCATTGCAACCTCCAACCGCAACGGGAACAGCAATAACAGTAACAGTACGGTATCGCAGAAGAATGACAATAAAAAATTGGCCAAAGAAATCAAATCGCTAGTGCTATGGAAATCACCAATGAAAACTCTAAAATACGCAAGccttgaaatattatttctattCAAAACCAACGTGAATAG GTTATTGCACCAACGGGCGCTACTTATGgcgattttaattttattatgtaCCACCGCTGTAGCCATTTACACACCTGGTCATCATCAGAAGCTGATAGAATCTATTAAAACCAAAGGATTCTTTATTACGTATTGGTTAGGCTTGGGTATTCTATCCTCTGTAGGGCTTGGGACTGGACTGCACACATTTCTATTGTACCTAGGGCCACATATTGCCAGCGTTACGTTGGCGGCGTATGAGTGCAGTTCTCTCAACTTTCCAGAACCACCGTATCCGAATGA AATTCTTTGTCCTGATGATAACGGTTCATCGAACCATATCATTCCATCGTTATGGTCCATCATGGCGAAGGTTCGATATGAAGCATTTCTTTGGGGAGCCGGTACCGCACTTGGAGAACTTCCACCATATTTTATGGCAAAGGCTGCCCGCATTTCTGGCAACACAACTGAGGAGTTGGAGAATCTACAAGAATTAGAAAAGCTACAAAAACGCAAGGAAAAAGGCGAAAAGTTAAGTTTATTCGATAAAGGTAAACTGATGATGGAGGACATCGTTGAACGAGTTGGATTCTTTGGCATTTTGCTTTGTGCTAGT ATTCCTAATCCACTGTTTGATCTGGCGGGCATCACTTGTGGTCACTTCTTGGTACCGTTTTGGAAGTTTTTCGGCGCTACGCTCATCGGTAAAGCGGTGATAAAAATGCatatacaaaaaatatttgttattatATCGTTCAATGAAAACCTAGTAGATAAATTCATCGACATTCTCGCTTTCATTCCATTAATAGGTGTACGCTTACAAAAACcttttaaaggtttttttgaAAGTCAGAAACAACGTCTTCACCGAAATAGTAATAAGCAGTCGATAAACGCATCTCAGGGCAACATATTAGCTAGCGTATTCGAGTATTTTGTGTTTATCATGATTTGCTACTTCATAATCTCGATTATTAACACCTTTGCTCAAAATTGTTGTAAGCGTATGAGAAAGAATCAGGGCAGCAGCGCATCGCTAGATGTATCTATTAAAAAGGAATCCTAA
- the LOC128302534 gene encoding vacuole membrane protein 1 isoform X3 — translation MTSEIVLFVISSIILLNFLVKYNHFSSYANKVCQGNLHNVIFCSHLLEHRTGGNTMRKKNSGSSNTIATSNRNGNSNNSNSTVSQKNDNKKLAKEIKSLVLWKSPMKTLKYASLEILFLFKTNVNRLLHQRALLMAILILLCTTAVAIYTPGHHQKLIESIKTKGFFITYWLGLGILSSVGLGTGLHTFLLYLGPHIASVTLAAYECSSLNFPEPPYPNEILCPDDNGSSNHIIPSLWSIMAKVRYEAFLWGAGTALGELPPYFMAKAARISGNTTEELENLQELEKLQKRKEKGEKLSLFDKGKLMMEDIVERVGFFGILLCASIPNPLFDLAGITCGHFLVPFWKFFGATLIGKAVIKMHIQKIFVIISFNENLVDKFIDILAFIPLIGVRLQKPFKGFFESQKQRLHRNSNKQSINASQGNILASVFEYFVFIMICYFIISIINTFAQNCCKRMRKNQGSSASLDVSIKKES, via the exons ATGACTTCagaaatagttttatttgtaatttCATCGATTATACTTCTCAATTTTCTCGTAAAATACAATCATttctcgagttacgcgaataaaGTGTGCCAGGGAAATTTGCATAACGTGATTTTTTGT TCTCACCTGCTGGAGCACAGGACTGGTGGTAACAcgatgaggaaaaaaaacagcggtAGTTCGAACACCATTGCAACCTCCAACCGCAACGGGAACAGCAATAACAGTAACAGTACGGTATCGCAGAAGAATGACAATAAAAAATTGGCCAAAGAAATCAAATCGCTAGTGCTATGGAAATCACCAATGAAAACTCTAAAATACGCAAGccttgaaatattatttctattCAAAACCAACGTGAATAG GTTATTGCACCAACGGGCGCTACTTATGgcgattttaattttattatgtaCCACCGCTGTAGCCATTTACACACCTGGTCATCATCAGAAGCTGATAGAATCTATTAAAACCAAAGGATTCTTTATTACGTATTGGTTAGGCTTGGGTATTCTATCCTCTGTAGGGCTTGGGACTGGACTGCACACATTTCTATTGTACCTAGGGCCACATATTGCCAGCGTTACGTTGGCGGCGTATGAGTGCAGTTCTCTCAACTTTCCAGAACCACCGTATCCGAATGA AATTCTTTGTCCTGATGATAACGGTTCATCGAACCATATCATTCCATCGTTATGGTCCATCATGGCGAAGGTTCGATATGAAGCATTTCTTTGGGGAGCCGGTACCGCACTTGGAGAACTTCCACCATATTTTATGGCAAAGGCTGCCCGCATTTCTGGCAACACAACTGAGGAGTTGGAGAATCTACAAGAATTAGAAAAGCTACAAAAACGCAAGGAAAAAGGCGAAAAGTTAAGTTTATTCGATAAAGGTAAACTGATGATGGAGGACATCGTTGAACGAGTTGGATTCTTTGGCATTTTGCTTTGTGCTAGT ATTCCTAATCCACTGTTTGATCTGGCGGGCATCACTTGTGGTCACTTCTTGGTACCGTTTTGGAAGTTTTTCGGCGCTACGCTCATCGGTAAAGCGGTGATAAAAATGCatatacaaaaaatatttgttattatATCGTTCAATGAAAACCTAGTAGATAAATTCATCGACATTCTCGCTTTCATTCCATTAATAGGTGTACGCTTACAAAAACcttttaaaggtttttttgaAAGTCAGAAACAACGTCTTCACCGAAATAGTAATAAGCAGTCGATAAACGCATCTCAGGGCAACATATTAGCTAGCGTATTCGAGTATTTTGTGTTTATCATGATTTGCTACTTCATAATCTCGATTATTAACACCTTTGCTCAAAATTGTTGTAAGCGTATGAGAAAGAATCAGGGCAGCAGCGCATCGCTAGATGTATCTATTAAAAAGGAATCCTAA
- the LOC128302534 gene encoding vacuole membrane protein 1 isoform X4, with translation MRKKNSGSSNTIATSNRNGNSNNSNSTVSQKNDNKKLAKEIKSLVLWKSPMKTLKYASLEILFLFKTNVNRLLHQRALLMAILILLCTTAVAIYTPGHHQKLIESIKTKGFFITYWLGLGILSSVGLGTGLHTFLLYLGPHIASVTLAAYECSSLNFPEPPYPNEILCPDDNGSSNHIIPSLWSIMAKVRYEAFLWGAGTALGELPPYFMAKAARISGNTTEELENLQELEKLQKRKEKGEKLSLFDKGKLMMEDIVERVGFFGILLCASIPNPLFDLAGITCGHFLVPFWKFFGATLIGKAVIKMHIQKIFVIISFNENLVDKFIDILAFIPLIGVRLQKPFKGFFESQKQRLHRNSNKQSINASQGNILASVFEYFVFIMICYFIISIINTFAQNCCKRMRKNQGSSASLDVSIKKES, from the exons atgaggaaaaaaaacagcggtAGTTCGAACACCATTGCAACCTCCAACCGCAACGGGAACAGCAATAACAGTAACAGTACGGTATCGCAGAAGAATGACAATAAAAAATTGGCCAAAGAAATCAAATCGCTAGTGCTATGGAAATCACCAATGAAAACTCTAAAATACGCAAGccttgaaatattatttctattCAAAACCAACGTGAATAG GTTATTGCACCAACGGGCGCTACTTATGgcgattttaattttattatgtaCCACCGCTGTAGCCATTTACACACCTGGTCATCATCAGAAGCTGATAGAATCTATTAAAACCAAAGGATTCTTTATTACGTATTGGTTAGGCTTGGGTATTCTATCCTCTGTAGGGCTTGGGACTGGACTGCACACATTTCTATTGTACCTAGGGCCACATATTGCCAGCGTTACGTTGGCGGCGTATGAGTGCAGTTCTCTCAACTTTCCAGAACCACCGTATCCGAATGA AATTCTTTGTCCTGATGATAACGGTTCATCGAACCATATCATTCCATCGTTATGGTCCATCATGGCGAAGGTTCGATATGAAGCATTTCTTTGGGGAGCCGGTACCGCACTTGGAGAACTTCCACCATATTTTATGGCAAAGGCTGCCCGCATTTCTGGCAACACAACTGAGGAGTTGGAGAATCTACAAGAATTAGAAAAGCTACAAAAACGCAAGGAAAAAGGCGAAAAGTTAAGTTTATTCGATAAAGGTAAACTGATGATGGAGGACATCGTTGAACGAGTTGGATTCTTTGGCATTTTGCTTTGTGCTAGT ATTCCTAATCCACTGTTTGATCTGGCGGGCATCACTTGTGGTCACTTCTTGGTACCGTTTTGGAAGTTTTTCGGCGCTACGCTCATCGGTAAAGCGGTGATAAAAATGCatatacaaaaaatatttgttattatATCGTTCAATGAAAACCTAGTAGATAAATTCATCGACATTCTCGCTTTCATTCCATTAATAGGTGTACGCTTACAAAAACcttttaaaggtttttttgaAAGTCAGAAACAACGTCTTCACCGAAATAGTAATAAGCAGTCGATAAACGCATCTCAGGGCAACATATTAGCTAGCGTATTCGAGTATTTTGTGTTTATCATGATTTGCTACTTCATAATCTCGATTATTAACACCTTTGCTCAAAATTGTTGTAAGCGTATGAGAAAGAATCAGGGCAGCAGCGCATCGCTAGATGTATCTATTAAAAAGGAATCCTAA
- the LOC128302537 gene encoding DDB1- and CUL4-associated factor 13, with protein MKVKVISRNPDKYVRETKQDIHKSFRNYDRELHPFQSSREYVRALNATKLERVFAKPFVGNLDGHRDGIAVMAKSYSKISLIASGAYDGEVKVWYVANKKCLTSINAHTGYCRGIAFCGDGSRIITIGDDKKIMTWSYDLDQQEDETPKPSNMIVTKSVLASLSHSFDGPWFATSGETCHIWDESRNEPLKELKWGVDLLQDIKYNPTETSLLAACGSDRGIILYDQRETKPIHKIIMTLRSNQLSWNPMQAFHFAVANEDHNLYTYDTRQLTHPLKIHHGHVGSATSVDYAPTGKEFVSGSYDKTIRIFDAAKANSKEVYHTKRMQHVTCVNWSMDNKFIFSGSDEMNLRVWKANAAEKLGSLQMREKNAFNYNTVLKEKYAAHPYIRRIAQHRQVPKMVYNEQAKQRASKQREKRKEENRRQNSKPGTVPYVPETKKKVVSTEH; from the coding sequence ATGAAAGTTAAAGTTATCTCCAGAAATCCGGACAAATATGTTCGTGAAACTAAACAGGACATTCACAAATCTTTTCGTAATTACGACCGTGAATTACACCCTTTTCAAAGCTCGAGGGAGTACGTGCGAGCCTTGAATGCCACCAAACTGGAAAGAGTGTTTGCCAAACCGTTCGTAGGAAATCTGGATGGACATCGCGATGGTATTGCGGTAATGGCGAAAAGTTATTCAAAAATTTCGCTTATTGCAAGTGGCGCCTACGACGGCGAGGTGAAGGTATGGTATGTGGCGAATAAAAAGTGTCTAACAAGCATTAATGCCCACACGGGCTACTGCCGGGGAATTGCATTTTGTGGCGATGGCAGCAGGATAATCACGATCGGAGACGATAAGAAAATAATGACATGGAGCTACGATCTCGATCAGCAAGAAGACGAAACACCGAAGCCATCAAACATGATTGTAACCAAATCTGTCCTAGCCTCTTTGTCCCACAGTTTCGATGGTCCATGGTTTGCAACAAGTGGCGAAACCTGCCACATATGGGACGAGAGTCGTAACGAACCTCTGAAGGAACTGAAATGGGGTGTTGATTTACTACAGGACATCAAATATAATCCAACAGAAACGTCTCTCCTTGCGGCTTGTGGTTCTGATCGTGGAATTATTCTGTACGACCAGCGTGAAACCAAACCTATtcacaaaataataatgacCTTGCGCTCGAATCAACTTTCCTGGAATCCCATGCAAGCATTTCATTTCGCTGTAGCCAACGAAGATCACAACCTGTATACTTACGATACCCGTCAGCTAACGCACCCCTTAAAAATACATCACGGTCATGTCGGGTCGGCTACATCTGTCGATTATGCACCCACCGGCAAAGAATTCGTTTCCGGAAGCTACGATAAAACCATACGTATATTCGATGCTGCAAAGGCTAACAGCAAAGAAGTTTACCACACGAAGCGTATGCAACATGTAACGTGCGTAAATTGGAGCATGGATAATAAGTTTATATTCTCTGGATCCGATGAAATGAACCTACGTGTATGGAAAGCAAATGCAGCCGAAAAACTAGGATCATTACAGATGCGCGAAAAGAATGCATTCAACTACAACACGGTCCTGAAGGAAAAGTATGCTGCACATCCTTACATTAGACGCATTGCTCAACATCGCCAGGTGCCGAAAATGGTTTACAATGAGCAGGCAAAGCAACGTGCTTCGAAGCAAAGGGAGAAacggaaggaagaaaatagaCGACAAAATTCAAAACCCGGTACCGTACCGTATGTGCCAGAAACCAAGAAGAAAGTTGTCAGTACGGAACATTAG